The proteins below are encoded in one region of Brassica napus cultivar Da-Ae chromosome A6, Da-Ae, whole genome shotgun sequence:
- the LOC106346420 gene encoding sterol 14-demethylase, with protein sequence MELDSDKNLLKTGLVTIATLVIAKLIYSFFTSSSKKKRLPPTLKAWPPLIGNLLRFLKGPIVMLRDEYPKLGSVFTVNLLHKKMTFLIGPEVSAHFFKAPESDLSQQEVYQFNVPTFGPGVVFDVDYTVRQEQFRFFTEALRVNKLKGYVEMMVTEAEEFFSKWGESGEVDLKTELERLIILTASRCLLGREVRDQLFDDVSALFHDLDNGMLPISVLFPYLPIPAHRRRDRAREKLSEIFTKIIGSRKRSGKCENDMLQCFIESKYKDGRQTTESEVTGLLIAALFAGQHTSSITSTWTGAYLMKYKEYFSAALDEQRKLMEKHGDKIDHDILSEMDVLYRCIKEALRLHPPLIMLMRASHSDFSVTARDGKTYDIPKGHIVATSPAFANRLPHIFKDPDSYDPDRFSPGREEDKAAGAFSYISFGGGRHGCLGEPFAYLQIKAIWSHLLRNFELELVSPFPEIDWNAMVVGVKGSVMVRYKRRQLS encoded by the exons atggaattggATTCAGACAAGAATCTACTCAAAACAGGTTTGGTTACAATAGCGACACTCGTCATAGCCAAACTAATCTACTCCTTCTTCACATCCTCCTCCAAGAAGAAGCGTCTCCCTCCCACTCTCAAAGCATGGCCTCCCCTCATCGGAAACCTCCTCCGTTTCCTCAAAGGCCCCATCGTCATGCTCAGAGACGAGTACCCCAAGCTAGGAAGCGTCTTCACAGTCAACCTCCTCCACAAAAAGATGACCTTTCTCATCGGCCCTGAAGTCTCCGCCCATTTCTTCAAAGCTCCAGAGTCTGATCTCAGCCAGCAGGAAGTCTACCAGTTCAATGTCCCTACCTTTGGCCCTGGTGTTGTCTTCGATGTCGACTACACCGTTCGCCAGGAGCAGTTCAGGTTCTTCACTGAGGCTCTAAGGGTTAATAAGTTGAAAGGATATGTGGAGATGATGGTTACTGAAGCTGAG GAGTTTTTCTCGAAATGGGGAGAGAGTGGTGAAGTTGATTTGAAGACTGAGCTAGAGCGTCTCATCATCTTAACTGCAAGTAGATGTTTACTAGGTCGTGAAGTTCGTGACCAGCTTTTCGATGACGTGTCCGCTTTGTTCCACGACCTTGACAACGGCATGCTTCCCATCAGCGTTCTCTTCCCTTACCTCCCAATTCCAGCTCACCGTCGCCGCGACCGTGCACGTGAAAAGCTCTCTGAGATTTTCACAAAGATCATAGGGTCGAGAAAACGCTCCGGCAAATGCGAGAACGACATGTTGCAGTGCTTCATCGAGTCCAAGTACAAGGACGGGAGGCAGACGACGGAGTCCGAGGTCACCGGTCTGCTCATCGCTGCTCTCTTTGCGGGACAGCACACGAGCTCCATCACTTCCACGTGGACCGGCGCGTATCTGATGAAGTACAAAGAGTACTTCTCAGCTGCCTTGGATGAGCAGAGGAAGCTGATggagaaacacggagacaagaTCGATCACGACATCTTGTCCGAGATGGATGTGCTCTACCGTTGCATCAAGGAAGCGCTGAGGCTTCACCCTCCGTTGATCATGCTCATGAGAGCCTCCCACAGTGACTTCAGCGTGACGGCACGTGATGGAAAGACCTATGACATCCCAAAGGGTCATATCGTTGCAACCTCGCCTGCGTTTGCCAACCGCTTGCCGCATATCTTCAAGGACCCGGACAGCTATGATCCGGATAGGTTCTCCCCGGGAAGAGAAGAGGACAAAGCCGCGGGAGCGTTTTCGTACATCTCGTTCGGTGGAGGTAGGCATGGGTGTCTTGGAGAGCCCTTTGCTTACCTGCAGATCAAAGCCATATGGAGTCATCTGTTGAGGAACTTTGAGCTTGAGTTGGTTTCACCGTTCCCTGAGATCGACTGGAACGCTATGGTGGTTGGCGTTAAAGGCAGTGTGATGGTGCGTTACAAGCGTCGCCAACTGTCTTAA
- the BNAA06G07300D gene encoding uncharacterized protein BNAA06G07300D, with product MARVRKLTISQSERYLGSSYSFGDSNGNSVTDESELTEEDVWSHAVDHIPEDTPESFGAWSSRDAVMRNGRVCGGLSLAFEDMSSSPTIVHQIRGGGEVGGGEVGGGGGGGQAQRQLASSAPVNVPDWSKIYRVNSVESIHESEEEEDEESGMMPPHEYLAKSQKRRSRKSGGGASVFEGVGKTLKGRELRRVRDAIWSQTGFYG from the coding sequence ATGGCAAGGGTTCGAAAGCTGACGATAAGCCAGAGCGAGAGGTACCTTGGGAGCAGCTACAGTTTCGGTGACAGTAACGGAAACTCCGTCACCGACGAATCAGAGCTCACCGAAGAGGACGTCTGGTCACACGCCGTTGATCACATCCCCGAGGATACACCCGAATCCTTTGGCGCGTGGAGTTCACGCGATGCGGTGATGAGGAACGGGCGCGTGTGTGGTGGTCTGTCGCTGGCGTTCGAGGACATGTCATCGTCGCCGACGATCGTGCATCAGATACGCGGCGGAGGAGAAGTTGGCGGTGGAGAagtaggaggaggaggaggaggaggacaaGCACAGCGGCAGCTAGCGTCGTCGGCGCCGGTGAACGTGCCGGACTGGAGTAAAATATAccgagtcaactcggttgagTCGATACACGAGtcggaggaagaggaggatgaAGAATCCGGGATGATGCCGCCACACGAGTACCTAGCTAAGAGTCAAAAGCGGCGGAGCAGGAAATCTGGCGGCGGCGCGTCGGTGTTCGAAGGAGTTGGAAAGACTCTCAAAGGGCGAGAACTGAGGCGCGTTCGAGACGCGATTTGGAGCCAAACAGGGTTCTACGGCTAA
- the LOC106346423 gene encoding pentatricopeptide repeat-containing protein At1g11710, mitochondrial-like — protein MFAQVLFRRTRFLVVRSFHVAKKFSNPPDPEDILFSSLCLNLRQRRWNALHQLSPSLTNPLATRVLLQFRTSPKLALEFHNWFLGNNTVANPSEASCVMIHLLVESRRFDDALSIMASLMSKLSPLQVLSGLVRSYEPCGSSTDVFDSLVRACTQNGDAEGACEVIEQVRAEGFNVSVHALNNFMGCLINLNEIDWFWSVYKEMGYVENVNTFNLVIYSFCKECKLLEALSVFYRMLKSGVWPNVVSFNMMIDGACKVGDMEFALELLGKMRVMSGGFVSPNDVTYNTIVNGFCKIGRLDLAERIRGEMVKSGVECNERTYGALVDAYGRCGRSDEALRLCDEMTSRGLKANTVVCNSVVYWLFMDGDVEGALLVLSDMISKEVEIDRFTHAIVIRGLCRNGYVEEAVKLQRRIKLEEDVVCYNTLMHHFVTERKMRCADQILGSMFVRGLSVDAVSFGTLIDGYLKEGKVEKAVDVYDGMVKMKKKLPNLVIYNSIVSGLSKQGLSNAAAAVVKAMESKDVVTYNTVLNESLKIGNVEEAVSVLSEMQKGEGEKKLVSLVTYNILINYLCKFGCCEKAKEVLKVMVERGVVPDSITYGTLITWFSKNRGGDEVVELHDYMVLNGVRPHEQIYKSIVSPLLDGAP, from the coding sequence ATGTTCGCTCAAGTTCTCTTCAGAAGAACTCGATTCCTAGTAGTACGCTCCTTCCACGTCGCCAAGAAGTTCTCGAACCCCCCCGACCCTGAAGACATCCTCTTCAGTTCCCTCTGTTTGAACCTAAGGCAAAGAAGATGGAACGCTCTTCACCAGCTCTCCCCATCTCTCACAAACCCCTTGGCAACCAGAGTCCTTCTCCAGTTCCGAACCTCCCCGAAGCTAGCTCTCGAGTTCCACAACTGGTTCCTGGGGAACAACACCGTCGCTAACCCCTCCGAAGCCTCTTGTGTAATGATTCATCTGCTGGTTGAGTCCAGAAGGTTCGACGATGCTTTGTCAATAATGGCGAGTCTCATGTCAAAGTTGAGTCCTTTACAGGTCTTGTCCGGTTTGGTTCGAAGCTACGAGCCTTGTGGTTCGAGTACCGACGTGTTTGACTCTTTGGTCAGAGCTTGTACGCAAAACGGCGACGCTGAGGGAGCTTGTGAAGTGATCGAGCAGGTCAGAGCAGAGGGGTTCAACGTCTCTGTCCACGCGTTGAACAACTTCATGGGATGTTTAATTAATCTGAACGAGATTGATTGGTTCTGGAGCGTTTACAAGGAGATGGGATACGTTGAGAACGTGAACACGTTTAATCTTGTTATATACTCGTTTTGTAAGGAGTGTAAGTTGCTTGAAGCGTTGTCAGTGTTTTACAGGATGCTGAAAAGTGGTGTCTGGCCTAACGTAGTTAGCTTTAACATGATGATCGATGGAGCTTGTAAGGTTGGAGATATGGAGTTCGCGTTGGAGCTTTTAGGTAAGATGAGAGTTATGTCTGGAGGGTTTGTCTCGCCTAATGATGTTACGTATAATACAATTGTCAACGGGTTTTGCAAGATTGGGAGGTTGGATTTGGCGGAGAGGATCCGTGGTGAGATGGTTAAGTCAGGTGTTGAGTGTAATGAGAGAACGTACGGAGCTTTGGTTGATGCGTATGGAAGATGTGGGAGGTCAGACGAGGCTTTGAGGCTGTGCGATGAGATGACGAGTAGAGGACTTAAGGCGAATACCGTTGTGTGTAACTCTGTTGTTTATTGGCTGTTTATGGACGGTGACGTGGAAGGAGCTTTGTTGGTGTTGAGTGATATGATTAGTAAAGAGGTGGAGATAGACAGGTTTACTCACGCTATTGTTATTAGAGGTTTATGTAGAAACGGGTACGTAGAGGAAGCTGTTAAGTTACAGAGAAGGATTAAACTTGAGGAAGATGTAGTTTGTTACAACACACTAATGCACCATTTTGTAACGGAGAGGAAGATGAGATGTGCTGATCAGATTCTAGGGAGTATGTTTGTTCGTGGTTTAAGCGTTGACGCGGTTTCGTTTGGTACTTTGATCGATGGATATTTAAAGGAAGGGAAGGTGGAGAAAGCTGTGGATGTGTATGATGGTATGgtcaagatgaagaagaagctgccGAATCTTGTGATTTACAATTCGATTGTGAGTGGATTGAGCAAGCAAGGGTTGAGTAATGCGGCTGCAGCAGTGGTGAAGGCTATGGAGAGCAAGGACGTTGTGACGTACAACACGGTGTTGAACGAGTCTCTCAAAATTGGGAATGTGGAAGAAGCTGTGAGTGTCTTATCTGAAATGCAGAAGGGTGAGGGTGAGAAGAAGCTGGTTAGCTTGGTGACTTACAACATCTTGATCAATTATTTGTGCAAGTTTGGGTGCTGCGAGAAAGCAAAGGAGGTTTTGAAGGTTATGGTTGAGAGAGGTGTTGTTCCTGATTCTATAACGTATGGAACTCTGATTACATGGTTTAGTAAGAATCGCGGTGGAGATGAAGTTGTTGAGCTGCATGATTACATGGTTCTTAATGGAGTTAGACCTCATGAACAGATTTACAAATCTATTGTTAGTCCTCTTCTTGATGGAGCGCCATAG
- the LOC106346422 gene encoding starch synthase 3, chloroplastic/amyloplastic gives MEMCWQIHRPVSIRLVFHQKGRLKINTCIGFLHPHPKSYSFSSLASLESQYSSNGILHQITASADFSRKKQGRMSASGPKSSAPRGFERRTTVGSAQKKTPKKNGEKDSNATSTITNEVLEISKLPGAKADVEKQSSVVFGERNVLDRSETEVDALLDQELKVERENLHRKEIESLAEETLLRGDRMFVYPLTAKPDEDIEVFLNITLSTLNKEPDVLIMGAFNDWRWKSFTRRLEKTWINGDWLSCLLHIPKEAYKIDFVFFNGQSVYDNNDSKDFCIDVKNGMDKVEFENFLLEEKWREQEKLAKEEAEREREEEEKRRIEARKAAIEADRAQAKVETRKRREMLQQALEKAVVSARNVWYIEPSNFQGGDRVKLYYNKSSGHLANAKEIWIHGGFNNWVDGLSIVEKLVDGEIKDDSKNGDWWVAEVIVPVRALVIDWVFADGPPEGAFLYDNNSRQEFHALVPLRTPEEAYWSEEEDLMFRKLQEERRLKEEAMRVKMEKTARLKAETKERTLKKFLLSQKDVVYTEPLEIQAGSSVTVLYNPSNTVLKGKPEVWFRGSFNRWTHRLGPLPPQKMEAADDGSSHLKTSAKVPLDAYMMDFVFSEKEDGGVFDNKDGLDYHLPVVGGIAKEPPLHIVHIAVEMAPIAKVGGLGDVVTSLSRAVQELNHNVDIIFPKYDCIKYNFVKDLQFNRSYHWGGTEIKVWHGKVEGVSVYFLDPQNGLFQRGCVYGCADDAGRFGFFCHAALEFLLQGGFHPDILHCHDWSSAPVSWLFKDHYTHYGLVKTRVVFTIHNLEFGAGAIGKAMTFADKATTVSRTYAKEVAGNSVISPHLYKFHGIVNGIDPDIWDPYNDNFIPVPYTSENVLEGKRAAKEELQKRLGLKSSDLPLVGIITRLTHQKGIHLIKHAIWRTLERNGQVVLLGSAPDPRIQNDFVNLANQLHSTHGDRARLVLTYDEPLSHLIYAGADFILVPSIFEPCGLTQLIAMRYGSVPVVRKTGGLYDTVFDVDHDKERAQAQVLEPNGFSFDGADAPGVDYALNRAISAWYDGREWFNSLCKTVMEQDWSWNRPALEYIELYHSARK, from the exons ATGGAAATGTGTTGGCAGATACACAGACCGGTGAGTATCAGACTGGTGTTCCATCAAAAGGGTCGGCTCAAGATCAATACTTGTATTGGTTTTCTCCATCCTCACCCCAAATCTTACTCCTTTTCCAGT CTTGCTTCGTTGGAAAGTCAATACAGCTCAAATGGGATTCTGCATCAGATCACGGCAAGTGCAG ATTTTTCAAGGAAGAAGCAAGGGAGAATGTCAGCTTCTGGGCCCAAAAGCTCAGCTCCAAGAGGCTTTGAGCGACGAACAACGGTGGGAAGTGCTCAGAAAAAAACTCCCAAGAAGAACGGTGAAAAAGATAGCAATGCAACTTCTACAATAACAAATGAGGTTTTAGAGATCAGTAAGTTGCCAGGAGCTAAAGCGGATGTGGAGAAACAAAGTTCTGTTGTTTTTGGTGAGAGGAATGTATTAGATAGGTCGGAAACTGAGGTTGACGCTTTATTAGACCAAGAGCTAAAAGTTGAAAGAGAGAATCTTCATAGGAAGGAAATAGAATCACTTGCAGAGGAAACTTTGTTGAGAGGTGATAGAATGTTTGTATATCCTCTTACTGCGAAGCCTGATGAAGACATAGAAGTGTTTCTCAACATAACTCTATCAACTCTGAACAAAGAACCAGATGTTTTGATCATGGGGGCGTTCAACGACTGGAGATGGAAATCTTTCACGAGGAGATTGGAAAAGACATGGATCAATGGAGATTGGTTGTCATGTCTCCTTCATATCCCTAAAGAAGCATATAAGATTGACTTTGTGTTCTTCAACGGCCAAAGTGTTTATGACAACAATGACTCGAAAGATTTCTGTATAGATGTGAAAAATGGGATGGATAAAGTAGAGTTTGAGAATTTTCTTCTAGAAGAGAAGTGGAGAGAGCAAGAGAAGCTAGCTAAGGAAGAAGCTGAGAGGGAAagggaagaggaagagaagagaagaatcGAAGCTCGGAAGGCTGCTATTGAAGCTGATAGAGCACAAGCAAAGGTTGAAACTCGGAAGAGACGTGAGATGCTTCAACAGGCTCTTGAGAAAGCTGTAGTCTCGGCTAGGAATGTATGGTACATTGAGCCGAGTAATTTCCAAGGTGGAGATAGAGTGAAGCTATATTACAACAAAAGCTCTGGTCATCTAGCTAATGCCAAAGAGATCTGGATACATGGAGGGTTTAACAATTGGGTCGATGGTTTATCTATCGTTGAAAAGCTTGTTGATGGTGAGATAAAGGATGATTCAAAGAACGGAGACTGGTGGGTCGCTGAAG TCATAGTGCCGGTCCGTGCTCTAGTCATTGACTGGGTCTTTGCTGATGGACCGCCTGAAGGAGCGTTTCTGTATGACAACAATAGTCGCCAAGAGTTCCACGCACTTGTTCCTCTAAGAACACCAGAAGAAGCTTACTGGTCAGAGGAAGAAGATCTAATGTTTAGGAAACTTCAGGAGGAGAGACGGTTAAAGGAGGAAGCTATGCGTGTCAAG ATGGAGAAAACAGCTCGTTTGAAAGCAGAAACAaaggaacgaacactcaaaAAGTTTCTGCTTTCCCAGAAAGACGTGGTTTACACGGAGCCTCTAGAGATTCAAGCAGGAAGCTCTGTGACAGTTTTGTACAATCCTTCAAACACGGTTTTGAAAGGAAAGCCTGAGGTTTGGTTTAGAGGCTCTTTTAATCGTTGGACTCATCGCTTGGGTCCTTTGCCACCTCAGAAAATGGAAGCAGCAGATGATGGAAGCTCACACTTGAAGACTTCTG ctAAGGTCCCGTTGGATGCTTACATGATGGACTTTGTTTTCTCCGAGAAAGAAGATGGTGGAGTTTTTGATAACAAAGATGGTTTGGATTACCACTTACCTGTCGTGGGAGGTATTGCCAAGGAACCACCATTGCACATTGTTCATATTGCTGTTGAAATGGCACCCATTGCAAAG GTTGGAGGCTTAGGTGATGTGGTCACTAGTCTATCTCGCGCTGTTCAAGAACTAAACCATAATGTGGATATCATATTTCCAAAGTATGATTGCATAAAGTACAACTTT GTGAAGGACTTGCAGTTCAACAGAAGCTATCACTGGGGAGGTACAGAAATAAAAGTCTGGCATGGGAAGGTGGAAGGCGTTTCTGTTTACTTCTTAGATCCGCAAAACGG ATTGTTTCAGAGAGGATGTGTTTACGGTTGCGCAGATGATGCAGGAAGATTTGGTTTCTTCTGTCATGCTGCTCTTGAATTTCTTCTTCAAGGAGGCTTTCATCCA GACATTCTTCACTGTCACGACTGGTCAAGTGCTCCAGTTTCATGGCTGTTCAAGGATCATTACACTCATTACGGTTTAGTTAAAACTCGTGTTGTCTTCACAATCCATAATCTGGAATTTGGGGCAGGTGCCATTGGTAAAGCCATGACATTTGCAGATAAAGCAACTACG GTGTCACGAACGTATGCCAAGGAAGTAGCTGGAAACTCTGTGATATCTCCACATTTATACAAGTTCCACGGAATAGTAAACGGTATCGACCCTGATATATGGGATCCGTACAACGATAACTTCATACCC GTGCCTTATACTTCAGAGAACGTGTTAGAAGGCAAAAGAGCAGCAAAGGAAGAATTGCAAAAGAGGCTTGGACTAAAGAGTTCTGATCTTCCGTTAGTAGGGATTATTACGCGCTTAACTCACCAGAAAGGAATACATTTGATCAAACACGCTATTTGGCGTACCTTGGAACGCAATGGACAG GTTGTGTTGCTAGGTTCAGCTCCGGATCCTCGGATCCAAAATGATTTTGTGAACTTGGCTAACCAGTTGCATTCTACTCATGGGGACCGTGCTCGGCTTGTTCTAACCTACGATGAACCTCTTTCCcatttg ATATACGCAGGGGCTGACTTTATTCTTGTACCGTCGATATTTGAGCCGTGTGGACTGACACAGCTCATAGCCATGAGATACGGCTCTGTTCCTGTCGTTAGAAAAACTGGAG GACTCTACGACACGGTTTTTGATGTGGACCATGATAAAGAAAGAGCACAAGCACAAGTTCTAGAACCTAACGGCTTCAGCTTCGACGGGGCTGATGCTCCTGGTGTGGACTATGCTCTCAATAG GGCGATATCAGCGTGGTATGATGGTAGAGAGTGGTTTAACTCACTATGTAAGACGGTGATGGAGCAAGACTGGTCATGGAATCGTCCTGCGCTTGAGTACATTGAGCTCTATCACTCTGCACGCAAGTga
- the LOC106351228 gene encoding probable beta-1,3-galactosyltransferase 1 isoform X2, which produces MSFKNRGGGSFGDHYFTPRNVVSRNSVFFFCIASFCLGMFFSNRVWNVPEGRGISTLSKLSLKSGDHVQNKNNVLEYGNNTIGILDKSIASLEMKLVAARAERESLSGKFSMSEEAKKRKYFMVIGINTAFSSRKRRDSVRSTWMPQGEKLKKLEEEKGIIVRFVIGHSTLSLSVLEKAIEAEEKTYGDFLRLEHREGYMALSAKTKTFFATAVSLWDAEFYIKVDDDVHVNLATLKTTLSSHRNKPRAYIGCMKSGPVLAIKGVKYHEPEYWKFGEIGNRYFRHATGQFYAISKDLATYILINQDLLHKYANEDVSLGSWFIGLDVEHVNDRRLCCSTSPHDCQLKAMMGDVCAASFDWKCSGICQSAERMADVHERCGEPEIALWTSSS; this is translated from the exons ATGTCTTTCAAGAACAGAGGAGGAGGAAGTTTTGGAGATCACTACTTTACTCCAAGAAATGTGGTTTCTAGAAACTCTGTGTTTTTCTTCTGCATCGCAAGTTTCTGCCTTGGAATGTTCTTCAGTAACAG GGTGTGGAATGTACCTGAAGGTAGAGGCATATCAACACTCTCCAAACTAAGCTTAAAATCTGGTGATCACGTTCAGAATAAAAACAAT GTTTTGGAATATGGTAACAACACTATCGG GATCTTAGATAAATCCATTGCAAGTTTGGAGATGAAACTGGTAGCTGCTAGAGCAGAGAGGGAGTCATTGTCAGGCAAGTTTAGCATGTCTGAAGAAGCCAAgaaaagaaaatacttcatgGTTATTGGTATCAACACTGCCTTTAGTAGTCGTAAGAGACGTGACTCAGTCCGGTCAACATGGATGCCACAAG GAGAGAAGCTTAAGAAATTGGAGGAAGAGAAAGGCATCATCGTTCGCTTTGTTATAGGACACAG TACGTTGTCTCTTAGCGTTCTTGAGAAAGCTATTGAAGCAGAGGAGAAAACATATGGTGATTTCTTGAGACTG GAACATAGAGAGGGATATATGGCGTTATCCGCAAAGACAAAGACGTTTTTCGCTACAGCTGTTTCCTTGTGGGACGCTGAATTCTACATCAAAgttgatgatgatgttcatGTGAATCTtg CTACTCTCAAGACGACTTTATCAAGTCACCGGAACAAGCCTCGTGCTTATATCGGATGCATGAAGTCCGGTCCTGTCCTAGCAATAAA GGGTGTGAAGTACCATGAACCAGAGTATTGGAAGTTTGGAGAGATCGGGAACAGGTATTTTCGCCATGCCACGGGACAGTTCTACGCTATTTCTAAGGATCTAGCAACTTACATATTGATCAACCA AGATTTACTGCACAAGTATGCGAATGAGGATGTGTCGTTGGGATCTTGGTTCATAGGACTGGACGTTGAGCATGTTAATGACAGAAGACTTTGTTGCAGTACTTCTCCTCATG ATTGTCAACTAAAAGCAATGATGGGAGATGTTTGTGCGGCATCGTTTGACTGGAAATGCAGCGGAATCTGTCAGTCGGCCGAGAGAATGGCTGATGTTCACGAACGTTGTGGTGAACCTGAAATTGCGTTATGGACGTCGAGttcttga
- the LOC106351228 gene encoding probable beta-1,3-galactosyltransferase 1 isoform X1, whose protein sequence is MSFKNRGGGSFGDHYFTPRNVVSRNSVFFFCIASFCLGMFFSNRVWNVPEGRGISTLSKLSLKSGDHVQNKNNQVLEYGNNTIGILDKSIASLEMKLVAARAERESLSGKFSMSEEAKKRKYFMVIGINTAFSSRKRRDSVRSTWMPQGEKLKKLEEEKGIIVRFVIGHSTLSLSVLEKAIEAEEKTYGDFLRLEHREGYMALSAKTKTFFATAVSLWDAEFYIKVDDDVHVNLATLKTTLSSHRNKPRAYIGCMKSGPVLAIKGVKYHEPEYWKFGEIGNRYFRHATGQFYAISKDLATYILINQDLLHKYANEDVSLGSWFIGLDVEHVNDRRLCCSTSPHDCQLKAMMGDVCAASFDWKCSGICQSAERMADVHERCGEPEIALWTSSS, encoded by the exons ATGTCTTTCAAGAACAGAGGAGGAGGAAGTTTTGGAGATCACTACTTTACTCCAAGAAATGTGGTTTCTAGAAACTCTGTGTTTTTCTTCTGCATCGCAAGTTTCTGCCTTGGAATGTTCTTCAGTAACAG GGTGTGGAATGTACCTGAAGGTAGAGGCATATCAACACTCTCCAAACTAAGCTTAAAATCTGGTGATCACGTTCAGAATAAAAACAAT CAGGTTTTGGAATATGGTAACAACACTATCGG GATCTTAGATAAATCCATTGCAAGTTTGGAGATGAAACTGGTAGCTGCTAGAGCAGAGAGGGAGTCATTGTCAGGCAAGTTTAGCATGTCTGAAGAAGCCAAgaaaagaaaatacttcatgGTTATTGGTATCAACACTGCCTTTAGTAGTCGTAAGAGACGTGACTCAGTCCGGTCAACATGGATGCCACAAG GAGAGAAGCTTAAGAAATTGGAGGAAGAGAAAGGCATCATCGTTCGCTTTGTTATAGGACACAG TACGTTGTCTCTTAGCGTTCTTGAGAAAGCTATTGAAGCAGAGGAGAAAACATATGGTGATTTCTTGAGACTG GAACATAGAGAGGGATATATGGCGTTATCCGCAAAGACAAAGACGTTTTTCGCTACAGCTGTTTCCTTGTGGGACGCTGAATTCTACATCAAAgttgatgatgatgttcatGTGAATCTtg CTACTCTCAAGACGACTTTATCAAGTCACCGGAACAAGCCTCGTGCTTATATCGGATGCATGAAGTCCGGTCCTGTCCTAGCAATAAA GGGTGTGAAGTACCATGAACCAGAGTATTGGAAGTTTGGAGAGATCGGGAACAGGTATTTTCGCCATGCCACGGGACAGTTCTACGCTATTTCTAAGGATCTAGCAACTTACATATTGATCAACCA AGATTTACTGCACAAGTATGCGAATGAGGATGTGTCGTTGGGATCTTGGTTCATAGGACTGGACGTTGAGCATGTTAATGACAGAAGACTTTGTTGCAGTACTTCTCCTCATG ATTGTCAACTAAAAGCAATGATGGGAGATGTTTGTGCGGCATCGTTTGACTGGAAATGCAGCGGAATCTGTCAGTCGGCCGAGAGAATGGCTGATGTTCACGAACGTTGTGGTGAACCTGAAATTGCGTTATGGACGTCGAGttcttga